In Uranotaenia lowii strain MFRU-FL chromosome 2, ASM2978415v1, whole genome shotgun sequence, one genomic interval encodes:
- the LOC129746904 gene encoding longitudinals lacking protein-like — translation MADQQQYFLKWNDFQTNMVTSFRHLRNEKSFTDVTLACEGQTCKAHKMVLSACSPYFKSLLEENPSKHPIIILKDVSYSHLQAILEFMYAGEVNVSQEQLPTFLKTADRLKVKGLAETPTNIKREG, via the exons ATGGCTGACCAGCAGCAGTATTTCCTCAAGTGGAATGATTTCCAAACTAATATGGTGACCTCGTTCCGGCATCTTCGCAACGAGAAAAGTTTCACCGAT GTAACACTCGCATGCGAAGGGCAGACGTGTAAGGCGCACAAGATGGTGTTATCGGCTTGCAGTCCGTACTTCAAATCGCTTCTAGAG GAAAACCCTTCGAAACATCCGATCATCATCCTGAAGGACGTGTCCTACAGCCACCTGCAGGCCATCTTGGAGTTCATGTACGCCGGGGAGGTCAATGTGTCCCAGGAGCAGCTGCCAACGTTCCTAAAGACGGCCGACAGACTGAAAGTGAAGGGCCTCGCGGAGACCCCCACGAATATCAAGCGTGAAGGCTAA